In Phyllostomus discolor isolate MPI-MPIP mPhyDis1 chromosome 3, mPhyDis1.pri.v3, whole genome shotgun sequence, a single genomic region encodes these proteins:
- the MGRN1 gene encoding E3 ubiquitin-protein ligase MGRN1 isoform X1 has translation MGSILSRRIAGVEDIDIQANSAYRYPPKSGNYFASHFFMGGEKFDTPHPEGYLFGENMDLNFLGNRPVQFPYVTPAPHEPVKTLRSLVNIRKDSLRLVRYKDGADSPTEDSEKPRVLYSLEFTFDADARVAITIYCQAVEEFLNGMAVYSPKSPALQSETIHYKRGVSQQFSLPSFKIDFSEWKDDELNFDLDRGVFPVVIQAMVDEGDVVEVTGHAHVLLAAFEKHVDGSFSVKPLKQKQIVDRVSYLLQEIYGIENKNNQETKPSDEENSDNSNECVVCLSDLRDTLILPCRHLCLCNSCADTLRYQASNCPICRLPFRALLQIRAVRKKPGALSPVSFSPVLAQSMDHDEHSCPFKKPKSHPASLASKKPKRETSTDSIPPGYEPISLLEALNGLRALSPALPSAPLYEEITYSGVSDGLSQANCPLAGLDRILESSHQKGKSRSKSPDSTLRSPSSPIHEEDEEKLSQNSDAPPLLSGAGLVLSSSPESFLTEEVDERSSLKQGSRVPSIENVLQDGSLDPCGCCQPGPPTDIYLPARGPDSCSVGIEE, from the exons gAAACTACTTCGCTTCACACTTTTTCATGGGAGGTGAGAAATTTGACACCCCCCACCCTGAAGGTTACCTCTTTGGAGAAAACATGGATCTGAACTTCCTGGGCAATCGCCCAGTCCAG TTTCCTTATgtcacccctgccccccatgaGCCGGTGAAGACGCTGAGGAGCCTGGTGAACATCCGAAAAGACTCACTCCGGCTTGTGAG GTACAAAGATGGTGCTGACAGCCCCACTGAGGACAGCGAGAAGCCCCGTGTCCTGTACAGCCTGGAGTTCACCTTCGATGCTGATGCCCGGGTGGCCATCACTATCTACTGCCAGGCGGTGGAGGAATTTCTAAATGGGATGGCTGT GTACAGCCCCAAAAGCCCTGCCCTGCAGTCCGAGACCATCCACTATAAGAGAGGGGTGAGCCAGCAGttctccctgccctccttcaAGATCGACTTCTCAGAGTGGAAGGATGATGAG TTGAACTTTGACCTGGACCGGGGAGTGTTTCCAGTGGTCATCCAGGCCATGGTGGATGAAGGAGATG TTGTGGAAGTGACTGGCCATGCCCATGTGCTGTTGGCTGCCTTTGAAAAG CACGTCGACGGTAGCTTCTCTGTGAAGCCGTTAAAGCAGAAGCAAATT GTAGACCGGGTCAGCTACCTGTTACAGGAGATCTATGGCATTGAGAATAAGAACAACCAGGAGACGAAG CCTTCGGACGAGGAGAACAGTGACAACAGCAATGAGTGCGTGGTGTGCCTGTCAGACCTGCGGGACACGCTGATCCTGCCCTGCCGCCACCTGTGCCTGTGCAACTCCTGTGCCGACACGCTGCGCTACCAGGCCAGCAACTGCCCCATCTGCCGGCTGC CCTTCCGGGCCCTTCTGCAGATCCGGGCAGTGAGGAAGAAGCCAGGAGCCCTGTCCCCTGTCTCCTTCAGCCCTGTTCTGGCCCAGAGCATGGACCATGATGAGCACTCT TGTCCCTTTAAAAAACCAAAGTCGCACCCTGCCTCACTGGCCAGCAAGAAACCTAAAAGGGAAACT AGCACCGACAGCATCCCGCCCGGCTACGAGCCCATCTCCCTGCTTGAGGCGCTCAACGGCCTTCGAGCCCTCTCCCCGGCCCTCCCCTCGGCTCCCCTTTATGAAGAGATCACCTACTCGGGCGTCTCAGATGGCCTATCCCAGGCCAACTGTCCACTTGCTGGACTTGATCGAATCTTGGAAAGCAGCCACCAGAAGGGCAAGTCAAGGAGCAAATCCCCTGACAG cACCCTGCGGTCCCCATCATCCCCCATCCATGAAGAGGATGAGGAGAAGCTCTCCCAGAACTCGGACGCCCCTCCCTTGctgagtggggctgggctggtgCTGAGCAGCTCCCCAGAG AGTTTCCTCACGGAGGAGGTCGATGAGAGGTCGTCGTTAAAGCAAG GGAGCCGTGTGCCCTCCATTGAGAACGTCCTACAGGATGGCAGCCTCGATCCCTGTGGCTGCTGCCAGCCTGGTCCACCTACTGACATCTACCTTCCAG ccCGGGGGCCGGACTCCTGCTCTGTCGGCATAGAGGAGTAA
- the MGRN1 gene encoding E3 ubiquitin-protein ligase MGRN1 isoform X2 has protein sequence MGSILSRRIAGVEDIDIQANSAYRYPPKSGNYFASHFFMGGEKFDTPHPEGYLFGENMDLNFLGNRPVQFPYVTPAPHEPVKTLRSLVNIRKDSLRLVRYKDGADSPTEDSEKPRVLYSLEFTFDADARVAITIYCQAVEEFLNGMAVYSPKSPALQSETIHYKRGVSQQFSLPSFKIDFSEWKDDELNFDLDRGVFPVVIQAMVDEGDVVEVTGHAHVLLAAFEKHVDGSFSVKPLKQKQIVDRVSYLLQEIYGIENKNNQETKPSDEENSDNSNECVVCLSDLRDTLILPCRHLCLCNSCADTLRYQASNCPICRLPFRALLQIRAVRKKPGALSPVSFSPVLAQSMDHDEHSSTDSIPPGYEPISLLEALNGLRALSPALPSAPLYEEITYSGVSDGLSQANCPLAGLDRILESSHQKGKSRSKSPDSTLRSPSSPIHEEDEEKLSQNSDAPPLLSGAGLVLSSSPESFLTEEVDERSSLKQGSRVPSIENVLQDGSLDPCGCCQPGPPTDIYLPARGPDSCSVGIEE, from the exons gAAACTACTTCGCTTCACACTTTTTCATGGGAGGTGAGAAATTTGACACCCCCCACCCTGAAGGTTACCTCTTTGGAGAAAACATGGATCTGAACTTCCTGGGCAATCGCCCAGTCCAG TTTCCTTATgtcacccctgccccccatgaGCCGGTGAAGACGCTGAGGAGCCTGGTGAACATCCGAAAAGACTCACTCCGGCTTGTGAG GTACAAAGATGGTGCTGACAGCCCCACTGAGGACAGCGAGAAGCCCCGTGTCCTGTACAGCCTGGAGTTCACCTTCGATGCTGATGCCCGGGTGGCCATCACTATCTACTGCCAGGCGGTGGAGGAATTTCTAAATGGGATGGCTGT GTACAGCCCCAAAAGCCCTGCCCTGCAGTCCGAGACCATCCACTATAAGAGAGGGGTGAGCCAGCAGttctccctgccctccttcaAGATCGACTTCTCAGAGTGGAAGGATGATGAG TTGAACTTTGACCTGGACCGGGGAGTGTTTCCAGTGGTCATCCAGGCCATGGTGGATGAAGGAGATG TTGTGGAAGTGACTGGCCATGCCCATGTGCTGTTGGCTGCCTTTGAAAAG CACGTCGACGGTAGCTTCTCTGTGAAGCCGTTAAAGCAGAAGCAAATT GTAGACCGGGTCAGCTACCTGTTACAGGAGATCTATGGCATTGAGAATAAGAACAACCAGGAGACGAAG CCTTCGGACGAGGAGAACAGTGACAACAGCAATGAGTGCGTGGTGTGCCTGTCAGACCTGCGGGACACGCTGATCCTGCCCTGCCGCCACCTGTGCCTGTGCAACTCCTGTGCCGACACGCTGCGCTACCAGGCCAGCAACTGCCCCATCTGCCGGCTGC CCTTCCGGGCCCTTCTGCAGATCCGGGCAGTGAGGAAGAAGCCAGGAGCCCTGTCCCCTGTCTCCTTCAGCCCTGTTCTGGCCCAGAGCATGGACCATGATGAGCACTCT AGCACCGACAGCATCCCGCCCGGCTACGAGCCCATCTCCCTGCTTGAGGCGCTCAACGGCCTTCGAGCCCTCTCCCCGGCCCTCCCCTCGGCTCCCCTTTATGAAGAGATCACCTACTCGGGCGTCTCAGATGGCCTATCCCAGGCCAACTGTCCACTTGCTGGACTTGATCGAATCTTGGAAAGCAGCCACCAGAAGGGCAAGTCAAGGAGCAAATCCCCTGACAG cACCCTGCGGTCCCCATCATCCCCCATCCATGAAGAGGATGAGGAGAAGCTCTCCCAGAACTCGGACGCCCCTCCCTTGctgagtggggctgggctggtgCTGAGCAGCTCCCCAGAG AGTTTCCTCACGGAGGAGGTCGATGAGAGGTCGTCGTTAAAGCAAG GGAGCCGTGTGCCCTCCATTGAGAACGTCCTACAGGATGGCAGCCTCGATCCCTGTGGCTGCTGCCAGCCTGGTCCACCTACTGACATCTACCTTCCAG ccCGGGGGCCGGACTCCTGCTCTGTCGGCATAGAGGAGTAA